In Candidatus Magasanikbacteria bacterium RIFOXYB2_FULL_38_10, a genomic segment contains:
- a CDS encoding cysteine--tRNA ligase, whose amino-acid sequence MNILKFYNTLTRKKEIFTPWQDKKVGLYTCGPTVYNYAHIGNLRSYIFEDILKRVLLFNNYRVNHVMNITDVGHLTSDADEGEDKMEKGAKREGKTAWEIAEFYTLKFVENLHDLNVLEADILCRATDHIKEQITLVERLIAKGVAYTTSDGIYFDTTKIDDYGKLANLKKQKLKAGARIEMGEKKNPHDFALWKFTAAGEKRQMQWEAFGRQGFPGWHIECSAMSMKYLGEQFDIHCGGIDHIPVHHTNEIAQSETASGIKPWVKYWLHNEFLQIDGGKMAKSLGNIYTLQDIKDKGFNPLSLRYFMLGAHYKTKLNFTWEALAAAEHALNNIYSAVREWDKPKIGCAELEKKFLKAVNDDLNTPVALSVVWNLIKSEYPSSAKAETILKFDEILGLNIKNYLGKKIEIPLEIKKLMEERAEARKNKDWEKSDELRDKINQMGFTVDDTDEGQKII is encoded by the coding sequence ATGAATATTCTTAAATTTTACAATACTCTTACCCGCAAAAAAGAAATCTTTACCCCCTGGCAAGATAAAAAAGTTGGCCTTTATACCTGCGGCCCCACTGTTTATAATTACGCGCATATTGGCAATTTGCGGTCTTATATCTTTGAAGATATTTTAAAACGCGTCTTGCTTTTTAACAATTATCGCGTTAACCACGTAATGAATATTACCGATGTGGGACATTTAACTTCCGATGCCGACGAAGGCGAAGACAAAATGGAAAAAGGCGCTAAGCGCGAAGGAAAAACCGCTTGGGAAATAGCTGAATTTTATACGCTTAAATTCGTAGAAAATCTACACGATTTAAATGTTTTAGAAGCGGATATTTTATGCCGGGCCACCGACCATATTAAGGAACAAATAACTTTAGTGGAAAGATTGATTGCCAAGGGAGTTGCCTATACCACATCTGACGGCATCTATTTTGACACCACCAAAATTGATGATTACGGCAAACTGGCAAATTTAAAAAAACAAAAATTAAAAGCCGGAGCGCGCATAGAGATGGGCGAGAAAAAAAATCCGCACGATTTTGCTTTATGGAAATTTACCGCGGCCGGAGAAAAAAGACAGATGCAGTGGGAGGCTTTTGGCCGTCAAGGTTTTCCCGGCTGGCACATAGAATGTTCCGCCATGAGCATGAAATATTTGGGTGAACAATTTGATATTCATTGCGGCGGCATTGATCACATTCCGGTGCACCATACTAATGAAATTGCCCAATCGGAAACCGCCTCCGGCATTAAACCCTGGGTTAAATACTGGCTCCATAATGAATTTTTGCAAATTGACGGCGGTAAAATGGCCAAATCCCTGGGCAATATTTATACCTTGCAAGATATTAAAGATAAGGGCTTTAATCCCCTATCTTTACGCTATTTTATGCTGGGCGCGCATTATAAAACCAAATTAAATTTTACTTGGGAAGCTTTAGCCGCCGCCGAGCACGCCTTGAACAACATTTATTCTGCCGTACGGGAATGGGACAAACCAAAAATTGGCTGTGCCGAATTAGAAAAAAAATTCCTTAAGGCTGTTAATGACGATTTAAACACGCCGGTAGCCCTATCAGTTGTTTGGAATTTGATAAAAAGTGAATATCCCAGCTCTGCCAAAGCAGAAACAATTTTAAAATTTGATGAAATTTTAGGATTAAACATCAAAAATTATTTGGGAAAAAAGATAGAAATACCACTGGAAATTAAAAAACTGATGGAAGAGCGCGCTGAAGCCAGAAAAAATAAAGATTGGGAAAAATCCGATGAGTTAAGAGATAAAATCAATCAAATGGGTTTTACAGTAGATGATACAGATGAAGGACAAAAAATTATTTAA